The following are encoded together in the Armigeres subalbatus isolate Guangzhou_Male unplaced genomic scaffold, GZ_Asu_2 Contig826, whole genome shotgun sequence genome:
- the LOC134204698 gene encoding LOW QUALITY PROTEIN: serine/threonine-protein kinase greatwall-like (The sequence of the model RefSeq protein was modified relative to this genomic sequence to represent the inferred CDS: substituted 2 bases at 2 genomic stop codons) — protein sequence MEEPHTTPKKKSNSSEHHDTIFKTLENFTAPTSPKLPTIKDFCILKPISRGAFGKVFLGYKRNDQNKLFAIKVMRKSEMINKNMVSQVITERNALALSRSPFCVILYYSLQSISCVYLVMEYMVGGDLKSLLAMYGFFEESAARFYAAEICLALQYLHKHGIVHRDIKPDNMLISAAGHVKLTDFGLSRIEMSRDLEISDLINCSPSLNARTPGQLLSLTSHLSFGSHDKRLQEQLDKERLQQSSENESDNSFTQCKQNDSKMSGVSPFFSAEQNVSLLDDAKELQKAVDPRITADMSSLYYTCNSSTEGKSSSGSYVSLNGNSDSRRADRQTCDIGDGVNCEKENNPNQYNTRSLPGASHHKCKTHVSNDSGVSSRKSDISNIPAELSAIERPADCSSHHSSSNKDYSCSDFSRSYSMSNINESCNSRHQCDSPVKNGIRCFKRPEYFRXLXKKESASF from the exons ATGGAGGAACCACACACCACCCCGAAGAAAAAATCCAACAGTTCGGAACATCATGACACGATTTTTAAAACGTTGGAGAATTTCACCGCTCCGACTAGTCCTAAG CTTCCAACGATCAAAGATTTCTGCATTCTGAAACCCATCAGTCGAGGTGCCTTCGGGAAGGTATTTTTGGGCTACAAGAGGAACGACCAGAACAAATTGTTTGCTATCAAG GTGATGCGTAAATCGGAAATGATAAACAAGAACATGGTGTCACAGGTGATTACCGAACGGAATGCTCTTGCCCTGTCCCGGAGTCCATTTTGCGTCATTCTCTACTACTCGCTACAATCCATTTCGTGTGTTTATCTTGTAATGGAGTAcatggtgggtggcgatttgaaGTCTCTCCTTGCCATGTATGGATTTTTCGAGGAATCGGCCGCCAGATTCTACGCTGCCGAAATATGCCTTGCTCTACAATATCTCCACAAGCATGGTATCGTACATCGGGACATTAAACCGGACAACATGCTCATTTCGGCAGCAGGGCACGTCAAGTTGACCGACTTTGGTTTGAGCCGAATCGAAATGAGTCGGGATTTGGAGATATCGGACCTAATCAACTGTTCGCCAAGTCTCAATGCCAGGACGCCCGGGCAGTtactttcacttacgtctcattTATCGTTCGGCTCCCACGATAAGCGCCTGCAAGAGCAGCTTGACAAAGAACGACTCCAGCAATCGTCGGAAAACGAATCTGACAATTCGTTCACCCAGTGCAAGCAGAACGATAGCAAAATGTCCGGCGTAAGTCCGTTCTTTTCGGCCGAACAGAACGTAAGTTTGTTGGATGATGCAAAAGAGCTTCAGAAGGCGGTGGACCCCCGAATAACGGCGGACATGTCGTCTTTGTATTATACGTGCAATTCGAGCACCGAAGGAAAAAGTAGCAGCGGGAGCTACGTTTCTCTGAATGGCAATTCTGACAGTCGAAGGGCGGACAGACAAACCTGTGATATCGGTGATGGTGTCAATTGTGAGAAAGAAAACAATCCGAACCAATATAACACAAGATCG CTTCCGGGGGCAAGCCATCACAAGTGCAAAACGCATGTCAGCAATGATTCTGGTGTTTCCAGCCGGAAAAGTGATATTTCCAACATTCCAGCTGAACTATCAGCCATTGAGCGCCCGGCGGATTGCTCAAGCCAtcacagcagcagcaacaaggACTATTCATGCTCGGACTTTTCTCGCAG CTATAGTATGAGTAATATAAATGAATCCTGTAATTCGAGACATCAGTGCGATTCGCCGGTGAAAAATGGAATAAGATGCTTCAAGAGACCGGAGTATTTTAGGTAATTATAGAAAAAAGAATCCGCTAGCTTttaa